In a genomic window of Trachemys scripta elegans isolate TJP31775 chromosome 12, CAS_Tse_1.0, whole genome shotgun sequence:
- the LOC117885680 gene encoding zinc finger protein 239-like isoform X2, with the protein MERGEELWVPDSQGREEGEMPRDASPDDQASEAGAAQVDGAPKGAQLDICQRSERVRSLRQSGRRSGAGQQPETPTKPVPQPRDAQQRYVCAECGRGFAVSARLVKHERTHTGERPFACAECGKRFTQNANLVQHRRTHTGERPFRCGDCDRRFGTKADLARHRQSHTGERPFRCAECGRGFSQSSNLLRHQRSHTGERPFACQDCGAAFARNAHLAAHCRTHTGERPFRCGQCRERFAQATALIQHRRLHTGERPFECSDCGKGFTRAATLQHHQRLHAGQRPFPCRDCGATFAAHATLRQHRRRHSGEAPFRCAECGRCFAVSSALLRHQHVHTGERPFTCHECGTGFSQSSALVRHQRLHD; encoded by the exons ATGGAGCGCGGGGAGGAGCTGTGGGTTCCGGATTCCCAGGGCCGTGAGGAAGGAGAGATGCCACGTGATGCCAGTCCAG ATGATCAGGCGAGCGAGGCAGGGGCTGCCCAGGTGGACGGGGCACCCAAAGGAGCCCAGCTGGACATTTGCCAGCGCTCGGAGCGGGTCAGGAGCCTGCgccagtcaggaaggagaagcGGTGCTGGGCAGCAGCCGGAGACCCCCACCAAGCCCGTCCCCCAGCCCCGAGATGCTCAGCAGCGCTACGTGTGTGCCGAATGTGGCCGCGGCTTCGCCGTGAGCGCCCGCCTAGTGAAGCACGAGCGGACCCACACCGGGGAGCGCCCCTTTGCCTGTGCCGAGTGTGGCAAGCGCTTCACCCAGAACGCCAACCTGGTGCAGCACCGCCGCACCCACACCGGGGAGCGCCCCTTCCGCTGCGGCGACTGTGACCGGCGCTTCGGCACCAAAGCCGACCTGGCCCGGCACCGCCAGTCCCACACCGGGGAGCGCCCCTTCCGCTGCGCCGAGTGCGGCCGgggcttcagccagagctccaaCCTGCTGCGCCACCAGCGCTCCCACACCGGTGAGCGCCCCTTCGCCTGCCAGGACTGTGGGGCTGCCTTCGCCCGCAACGCCCATCTGGCGGCCCACTGCCGCACCCATACTGGCGAGCGTCCCTTCCGCTGCGGGCAGTGCCGGGAGCGCTTCGCCCAGGCCACCGCACTGATCCAGCACCGCcggctgcacacaggcgagcgcCCCTTCGAGTGCTCCGACTGCGGCAAGGGCTTCACCCGGGCCGCCACCCTGCAGCATCACCAGCGCCTGCACGCCGGCCAGCGCCCCTTCCCCTGCCGGGACTGCGGGGCCACCTTCGCTGCCCATGCCACCCTCCGCCAGCACCGCCGCAGGCACTCCGGGGAGGCACCCTTCCGCTGCGCTGAGTGCGGGCGCTGCTTCGCCGTCAGCTCCGCGCTGCTCCGGCACCAGCACGTCCACACTGGGGAGCGGCCCTTCACCTGCCACGAGTGCGGCACCGGCTTCAGCCAGAGCTCGGCGCTCGTCCGCCACCAGAGACTCCATGACTAG
- the LOC117885680 gene encoding zinc finger protein 239-like isoform X1 has translation MERGEELWVPDSQGREEGEMPRDASPADDQASEAGAAQVDGAPKGAQLDICQRSERVRSLRQSGRRSGAGQQPETPTKPVPQPRDAQQRYVCAECGRGFAVSARLVKHERTHTGERPFACAECGKRFTQNANLVQHRRTHTGERPFRCGDCDRRFGTKADLARHRQSHTGERPFRCAECGRGFSQSSNLLRHQRSHTGERPFACQDCGAAFARNAHLAAHCRTHTGERPFRCGQCRERFAQATALIQHRRLHTGERPFECSDCGKGFTRAATLQHHQRLHAGQRPFPCRDCGATFAAHATLRQHRRRHSGEAPFRCAECGRCFAVSSALLRHQHVHTGERPFTCHECGTGFSQSSALVRHQRLHD, from the exons ATGGAGCGCGGGGAGGAGCTGTGGGTTCCGGATTCCCAGGGCCGTGAGGAAGGAGAGATGCCACGTGATGCCAGTCCAG CAGATGATCAGGCGAGCGAGGCAGGGGCTGCCCAGGTGGACGGGGCACCCAAAGGAGCCCAGCTGGACATTTGCCAGCGCTCGGAGCGGGTCAGGAGCCTGCgccagtcaggaaggagaagcGGTGCTGGGCAGCAGCCGGAGACCCCCACCAAGCCCGTCCCCCAGCCCCGAGATGCTCAGCAGCGCTACGTGTGTGCCGAATGTGGCCGCGGCTTCGCCGTGAGCGCCCGCCTAGTGAAGCACGAGCGGACCCACACCGGGGAGCGCCCCTTTGCCTGTGCCGAGTGTGGCAAGCGCTTCACCCAGAACGCCAACCTGGTGCAGCACCGCCGCACCCACACCGGGGAGCGCCCCTTCCGCTGCGGCGACTGTGACCGGCGCTTCGGCACCAAAGCCGACCTGGCCCGGCACCGCCAGTCCCACACCGGGGAGCGCCCCTTCCGCTGCGCCGAGTGCGGCCGgggcttcagccagagctccaaCCTGCTGCGCCACCAGCGCTCCCACACCGGTGAGCGCCCCTTCGCCTGCCAGGACTGTGGGGCTGCCTTCGCCCGCAACGCCCATCTGGCGGCCCACTGCCGCACCCATACTGGCGAGCGTCCCTTCCGCTGCGGGCAGTGCCGGGAGCGCTTCGCCCAGGCCACCGCACTGATCCAGCACCGCcggctgcacacaggcgagcgcCCCTTCGAGTGCTCCGACTGCGGCAAGGGCTTCACCCGGGCCGCCACCCTGCAGCATCACCAGCGCCTGCACGCCGGCCAGCGCCCCTTCCCCTGCCGGGACTGCGGGGCCACCTTCGCTGCCCATGCCACCCTCCGCCAGCACCGCCGCAGGCACTCCGGGGAGGCACCCTTCCGCTGCGCTGAGTGCGGGCGCTGCTTCGCCGTCAGCTCCGCGCTGCTCCGGCACCAGCACGTCCACACTGGGGAGCGGCCCTTCACCTGCCACGAGTGCGGCACCGGCTTCAGCCAGAGCTCGGCGCTCGTCCGCCACCAGAGACTCCATGACTAG